The following are encoded in a window of Magnolia sinica isolate HGM2019 chromosome 11, MsV1, whole genome shotgun sequence genomic DNA:
- the LOC131218087 gene encoding ribonuclease TUDOR 1-like: protein MINIYPYVQFLCRFFLMFHVLTITKDFEERSNYYDALLAAKSHAINGKKGIHSTKDPPVMHVMDLLTASAKKAKDFLPFLQQSKRLPAVVDYVLSGHRFKLLIPKETCSIPFSFSGVRCPGRDEPFSDEAIASMRRKILQRDAEIEVETVDRTGTYLGSLWESKTNMAVVLLESGLARLQTAFGAKRILDSHLLAKAE, encoded by the exons ATGATCAATATATACCCTTATGTTCAGTTTCTATGCAG GTTTTTCTTGATgtttcatgtgttgactattacAAAAGATTTTGAGGAAAGGTCAAATTATTATGACGCATTGCTTGCTGCTAAATCTCATGCAATCAATGGAAAGAAAGGGATCCATTCTACGAAGGATCCCCCAGTCATGCATGTAATGGACCTGCTGACG gCATCTGCAAAAAAAGCTAAAGATTTCTTGCCCTTCTTGCAACAGAGTAAAAGGCTACCCGCTGTTGTGGATTATGTCCTTAGTGGTCATCGATTTAAATTGTTGATCCCCAAGGAAACTTGCAGCATTCCATTCTCCTTCTCTGGTGTTAGATGCCCTGGCCGCGATGAGCCTTTCTCAGATGAAGCAATTGCCTCCATGAGAAGAAAGATCTTGCAGAGGGATGCAGAG ATTGAAGTCGAAACAGTTGATAGAACTGGAACCTACTTGGGTTCTTTATGGGAATCAAAGACCAACATGGCTGTGGTTCTTCTAGAGTCTGGGCTGGCAAGGCTTCAAACTGCTTTTGGTGCTAAAAGGATTCTTGATTCTCACCTACTTGCAAAGGCTGAGTAG
- the LOC131218334 gene encoding uncharacterized protein LOC131218334 translates to MSQLISSRTNLKSQVSDNSSNLNLNQPASSSSQGHLAKKGKTTTCSSTGDVIEVLLTSIRGVTVARGIVLSKDPLTKVGEFPLGNGFWEVYIQVATVCEETLMRPYGRYRTIGDAAGTSICWPDCCCLVVTTMD, encoded by the exons ATGTCGCAGCTGATATCCTCTAGGACAAATCTGAAATCCCAAGTATCAGATAATTCATCTAATCTCAACCTAAACCAACCGGCCTCATCATCAAGCCAG GGACACTTAGCAAAAAAGGGAAAGACTACGACTTGCAGTAGTACCGGG GACGTAATCGAAGTTCTTCTTACTAGTATCCGTGGGGTTACTGTCGCTAGAGGGATTGTCTTGAGTAAGGATCCGCTCACAAAAGTAGGCGAGTTCCCACTTGGAAATGGTTTTTGGGAAGTATATATTCAGGTGGCAACTGTATGTGAAGAGACTTTGATGAGACCCTATGGACGATACAGAACAATTGGGGATGCGGCTGGAACAAGTATTTGTTGGCCTGATTGTTGTTGTTTG gttGTGACAACTATGGATTGA